A genomic window from Agrobacterium larrymoorei includes:
- a CDS encoding beta-mannosidase, whose amino-acid sequence MASTYARDLVIDLSGPWRLASAEGDHSTSMTIPGDVHTALREASIIPDPYFGRNENDVQWVAHRDWIIERSFVVDDVDAGWYLDIDNLDTVAVVFVNDAPVLTADNCFRRYRPDVTSALQPGENVIRIHFHSSIKAGADRQAAQPFYVPYHPGNSPIPNGNLLRKPQCHFGWDWNIAIAPLGLYGNILLRRLETARIEHVTTTQHHKDGGVELHVEVALHAAQPGSLPVHLSLGDERLRLDCGVTAGETVIRHVFFVENPKLWWPAGSGEQALYTLSVELPDETLTRQIGFRTVELLTDKDEAGSRFALRVNGREIFCRGANWIPSDALFSLSSAQKTEDLLLSAVEAHMNMIRVWGGGFYEPDWFYDLCDRLGLMVWQDFMFACNLYPCTEDFLDNVELEVDYQVKRLASHPSIALWCGDNELVGALNWFEESRNNRDRYLVAYDRLNRTIERALKKAAPSAIWWPSSPASGYLDYGDAWHADGSGDMHYWSVWHENKSFDDYRTVRPRFCSEFGFQSYTSMPVIRTYADNKDMNIASPVIELHQKNAGGNERIAGTMFRYFRFPKDFENFVYVSQVQQALAIKTAVEYWRSLKPHCMGTLYWQLNDTWPVASWSSLDYGGNWKALHYAARRFFQPVAVSAIPSEDGKSLLFSMVNDTLDDVEIDMNIFALALDGVRIPLKSASGTCGPDAAALLTEIDLDQLPAGALLSWNFIASNGMMGEGHHVRETYKALDLRPSALSYQVKALDNGDVEVEVQAEGLALFVMVEADVAGRYSDNLFDLAAGESRRIVFSPSEKSQTAKPSFKVFDLYTSQSQA is encoded by the coding sequence ATGGCATCAACCTATGCACGCGATCTCGTTATCGATCTCTCCGGCCCGTGGCGGCTGGCTTCGGCTGAAGGTGATCATAGCACCAGCATGACAATCCCGGGCGATGTCCATACGGCCTTGCGCGAAGCATCGATCATTCCCGATCCGTATTTTGGCAGAAACGAGAATGACGTCCAGTGGGTGGCGCATCGCGACTGGATCATCGAGCGCAGTTTCGTGGTCGATGATGTCGACGCCGGTTGGTATCTCGATATCGACAATCTCGACACGGTGGCCGTCGTCTTCGTCAATGATGCGCCTGTCCTGACAGCCGACAATTGTTTCCGCCGCTATCGGCCCGATGTGACCTCGGCTCTCCAGCCGGGTGAAAATGTCATCCGCATCCATTTCCATTCCAGCATCAAGGCAGGCGCCGACCGCCAGGCGGCGCAGCCTTTCTATGTGCCCTACCACCCCGGCAACTCACCCATCCCCAACGGCAATCTTCTGCGTAAACCGCAGTGCCATTTTGGCTGGGACTGGAACATCGCGATCGCCCCACTCGGCCTTTATGGAAACATCCTACTGCGCCGGCTCGAGACGGCGCGCATCGAGCACGTCACCACCACCCAGCATCATAAGGATGGCGGTGTGGAACTGCATGTGGAGGTGGCGCTCCATGCCGCTCAGCCCGGCAGTTTGCCTGTGCATTTGTCGCTCGGCGACGAGAGGCTGAGGCTCGATTGTGGTGTCACTGCTGGTGAGACCGTCATTCGTCACGTGTTCTTCGTCGAAAATCCCAAGCTTTGGTGGCCCGCAGGTAGCGGCGAGCAGGCGCTCTACACGCTGAGTGTCGAACTGCCGGATGAGACCCTGACGCGCCAGATCGGCTTTCGCACCGTCGAGCTTCTGACCGATAAGGATGAGGCTGGCAGCCGCTTTGCGCTCCGCGTCAACGGCCGCGAAATCTTCTGCCGCGGTGCGAATTGGATTCCGTCTGACGCACTGTTTTCTCTCTCAAGTGCGCAGAAGACCGAAGACCTGCTTCTCTCCGCCGTCGAAGCCCACATGAACATGATCCGCGTCTGGGGTGGTGGCTTCTACGAACCGGACTGGTTCTACGATCTCTGCGACAGGTTGGGTCTGATGGTCTGGCAGGACTTCATGTTCGCCTGCAATCTCTACCCCTGCACCGAAGACTTCCTCGACAATGTCGAGCTTGAGGTCGACTACCAAGTGAAGCGTCTTGCCTCTCATCCTTCGATTGCGCTCTGGTGCGGCGATAACGAGTTGGTCGGCGCACTGAACTGGTTCGAAGAATCGCGCAACAACCGCGATCGCTATCTGGTGGCCTATGATCGCCTCAACCGCACCATCGAGCGCGCATTGAAGAAGGCCGCGCCATCGGCGATCTGGTGGCCCTCAAGTCCGGCCTCCGGCTATCTCGACTATGGCGATGCCTGGCACGCAGATGGTTCCGGCGACATGCATTACTGGTCCGTCTGGCACGAGAACAAGTCTTTCGACGATTACCGGACAGTGCGTCCGCGTTTCTGCTCGGAATTCGGTTTCCAGTCCTATACGTCCATGCCAGTCATCCGCACCTATGCGGACAACAAGGACATGAACATCGCATCCCCGGTGATCGAACTCCACCAGAAGAATGCGGGCGGCAATGAGCGGATTGCGGGAACGATGTTCCGCTATTTCCGCTTCCCCAAGGACTTTGAGAATTTCGTCTACGTGAGCCAGGTGCAACAGGCGCTCGCCATCAAGACCGCGGTCGAATATTGGCGCTCGCTGAAGCCTCATTGCATGGGCACGCTCTATTGGCAGCTCAACGATACCTGGCCTGTCGCCTCATGGTCGAGCCTCGACTATGGCGGCAACTGGAAAGCCCTGCATTATGCGGCGCGGCGCTTCTTTCAGCCAGTCGCGGTGTCAGCCATTCCGTCTGAAGACGGCAAGTCCCTTCTGTTCTCCATGGTCAACGACACGCTGGACGATGTCGAAATCGACATGAACATCTTCGCCCTGGCGCTGGATGGCGTCCGCATTCCGCTGAAATCCGCCAGTGGCACCTGCGGGCCGGATGCCGCCGCGCTGTTGACCGAGATCGATCTCGATCAACTTCCGGCTGGCGCGCTGCTCTCCTGGAACTTCATCGCCTCCAACGGCATGATGGGCGAGGGGCATCATGTGCGCGAGACCTACAAGGCACTTGATCTTCGGCCATCCGCTCTAAGCTATCAGGTGAAGGCGCTGGACAACGGAGACGTCGAGGTCGAGGTTCAGGCAGAGGGCTTGGCGCTCTTCGTCATGGTGGAAGCCGATGTTGCCGGGCGCTACTCCGACAATCTCTTTGACCTCGCTGCCGGAGAAAGCCGTCGCATCGTCTTCTCTCCGAGCGAAAAGTCGCAGACCGCTAAGCCGTCGTTCAAGGTGTTCGATCTTTACACGTCGCAGTCCCAGGCTTGA
- a CDS encoding LacI family transcriptional regulator has product MNDSTDIEASGQALSSNERPTLKTIAYMTGLGITTVSRALKDAPDIGADTKERVRRVAQQIGYQPNRAGVRLRTGKTNVIALVLSVDEELMGFTSQMVFGITEVLTNTPYHLVVTPHTHAKDTMTPIRYILETGSADGVIISKVRPEDPRVRLMTERNMPFATHGRSSMGIDHPFHDFDNEAYVYEAMKRLAQCGRKRVAVLLPQSQFSYHDFARRGFERGLKDFGLSEFALPNINNDTPLEELKQETARLMSGTDVPDGIVSISGSSTIAIVAGIEASGKKIGTDVDIVSKQSADFLNWLRPEIHTMNEDIKLAGRELARAVLARIEGRPTAELHTISKPVWSSHTPKL; this is encoded by the coding sequence ATGAACGACAGCACAGATATCGAAGCAAGCGGCCAAGCCCTTTCATCCAACGAACGTCCGACGCTGAAGACCATCGCCTATATGACCGGTCTCGGCATCACAACAGTCTCAAGAGCCTTGAAGGACGCGCCGGACATCGGTGCGGACACCAAGGAGCGCGTGCGGCGTGTCGCGCAGCAGATCGGTTATCAGCCGAACCGTGCGGGTGTGCGTCTTCGCACGGGCAAGACAAATGTCATCGCGCTCGTCCTCAGCGTCGATGAGGAATTGATGGGTTTTACCTCGCAGATGGTCTTCGGCATCACCGAGGTTTTGACCAACACACCCTACCATCTGGTGGTGACGCCACACACCCATGCCAAGGATACGATGACCCCTATCCGTTACATTCTGGAAACGGGGTCGGCAGATGGCGTCATCATTTCCAAGGTGCGCCCGGAAGATCCGCGCGTGCGGTTGATGACCGAGCGAAACATGCCCTTCGCCACCCATGGCCGCAGCAGCATGGGGATCGATCACCCTTTTCACGACTTCGACAACGAAGCCTATGTCTATGAGGCGATGAAGCGCTTGGCCCAGTGTGGTCGAAAACGCGTGGCGGTGCTGCTTCCGCAAAGCCAGTTTTCCTATCATGACTTTGCCCGTCGCGGGTTTGAGCGCGGCCTCAAAGACTTTGGCCTGAGTGAATTCGCCCTGCCCAACATCAACAACGACACGCCGCTGGAAGAGCTGAAGCAGGAAACCGCACGGTTGATGAGCGGCACCGATGTGCCGGACGGCATCGTGTCGATCAGCGGCAGTTCGACGATCGCGATCGTGGCCGGGATCGAAGCGAGTGGCAAGAAGATCGGTACGGATGTGGATATCGTGTCGAAACAATCCGCCGACTTCCTCAACTGGCTTCGACCGGAAATCCACACGATGAACGAGGATATCAAGCTGGCGGGTCGCGAACTTGCACGGGCCGTGCTCGCTCGCATTGAAGGCAGGCCGACCGCAGAGCTTCATACGATCAGCAAGCCCGTCTGGTCGAGCCATACGCCCAAGCTCTAG
- a CDS encoding IS5 family transposase (programmed frameshift), which translates to MAGEFWLDDEQWAVISPLLPTNQPGAHRTDDRRVISGIIHVLRSGCRWQDCPSCYGPSTTIYNRFHRWSAKGIWRRLFESLVQMTDRDIHMIDSTTAKAHRSAAGGKGGRNAEAIGRSRGGRSTKVHAVVDGCGRPVALRITPGQRGDAPIAIPLLDPLPPTRLCAADTAYDSDALRSFLRARGTQPVIPNNPTRKRIRPFDPVAYRRRNIIERTFCRLKDWRRVATRYDKLMINFEATCYIAAIVTWWIN; encoded by the exons ATGGCGGGCGAATTTTGGCTTGATGACGAACAGTGGGCAGTGATTTCGCCGCTGCTTCCGACCAACCAACCCGGCGCTCATCGTACTGACGATCGCCGGGTTATCAGCGGCATCATCCACGTCTTGCGATCCGGTTGCCGCTGGCAGGATTGTCCATCCTGCTACGGGCCTTCGACAACGATCTATAATCGCTTCCATCGCTGGTCTGCAAAAGGGATATGGCGGCGACTGTTTGAGTCTCTGGTGCAAATGACCGATCGCGACATCCATATGATCGATAGCACCACCGCAAAGGCACACCGTTCTGCCGCTGGTGGAAAAGGGGGGCGGA ATGCCGAAGCAATTGGTCGATCGAGAGGCGGCAGATCGACAAAAGTCCATGCTGTTGTCGATGGTTGTGGCCGTCCAGTCGCGTTGCGAATAACGCCTGGGCAACGTGGTGATGCACCCATTGCCATCCCGCTCCTTGATCCCCTGCCTCCGACACGTCTGTGCGCCGCAGATACGGCTTACGACAGCGACGCCTTACGCAGCTTCCTGAGGGCACGCGGCACGCAACCAGTCATCCCAAACAATCCAACCCGAAAGAGGATCAGACCGTTCGACCCGGTCGCCTACCGAAGACGGAATATAATCGAGCGGACATTCTGCCGTCTCAAGGACTGGAGACGTGTCGCGACGCGATACGACAAGCTCATGATAAACTTCGAGGCAACGTGCTACATTGCAGCGATCGTCACATGGTGGATCAATTGA
- a CDS encoding NAD(P)H-hydrate dehydratase — MSQSIRRLLVDPVSMSRIDAAAEASGLSILSLMERAGQAVAACALRHYPQAHRYAVLCGTGNNGGDGFVAARALREAGAEVAVFVFGDAVKLKGAARQAYDALLDDQENAGYQPLAAFTPQDGDVVIDGIFGAGLSRDVPPEVAEVIGIVERAGTPVVAIDLPSGLCGRRGVALGAAFKATHTVTFVAKKPGHVLMPGRELCGALEVFDIGIPQRIVEAHTGRLWENSADLWERCLVLDDVETHKFKRGHLTVFSGPSHATGAARMTALSGLRAGAGIVTIAAPQEAIAVLSATLTAIMVTPVEDQHALATWADDQRHGTYVLGPGFGDLKKAREFVSLLKDRALVLDADGITAFKDDRDKLFSLFASDAPRILTPHEGEFARLFPDVHADNTLSKIEKAQAAAKCSNAVIVYKGADTVIAAPDGRASVNTNAPSSLATAGSGDVLAGICGALLAQQVPAFEAAAAAVWLHGQIAQGRGPGLIAEDLASAVRPFAAFQTKAKAR; from the coding sequence ATGAGTCAGTCAATTCGCCGTCTTCTTGTCGATCCGGTCTCAATGAGCCGCATAGATGCCGCAGCGGAAGCCAGCGGGCTTTCCATCCTCTCGCTCATGGAACGGGCCGGGCAGGCCGTTGCTGCCTGCGCGTTGCGGCATTATCCACAGGCGCATCGGTACGCTGTTCTTTGTGGAACCGGCAACAATGGCGGCGACGGGTTCGTTGCCGCCCGCGCTCTTCGGGAGGCGGGTGCGGAAGTTGCGGTCTTCGTGTTTGGCGACGCGGTCAAGCTCAAGGGTGCAGCAAGGCAGGCCTATGATGCCTTGCTGGATGACCAAGAGAATGCAGGCTATCAACCGCTTGCTGCTTTCACGCCGCAAGACGGCGACGTGGTGATCGACGGGATTTTCGGGGCGGGCCTATCGCGTGATGTTCCGCCAGAGGTTGCCGAGGTCATTGGTATTGTGGAGCGGGCGGGGACGCCTGTCGTCGCGATCGATCTGCCATCAGGGCTCTGTGGTCGCCGGGGCGTCGCTCTCGGGGCGGCCTTCAAGGCGACGCATACTGTGACCTTTGTGGCGAAGAAGCCAGGGCATGTTCTGATGCCGGGGCGCGAACTTTGCGGCGCATTGGAGGTTTTCGACATTGGCATTCCTCAGCGGATCGTTGAGGCGCATACAGGTCGCCTCTGGGAAAACTCCGCTGATCTCTGGGAGCGCTGTCTCGTTCTCGATGATGTGGAGACACACAAATTCAAACGCGGTCATCTCACCGTCTTTTCAGGTCCATCCCACGCAACCGGCGCAGCGCGGATGACGGCCCTGTCCGGCTTGCGCGCGGGTGCCGGTATCGTGACGATCGCAGCACCACAGGAAGCGATCGCGGTTCTATCGGCAACGCTCACTGCGATCATGGTGACGCCCGTTGAGGATCAACATGCGCTGGCCACATGGGCTGACGATCAACGTCATGGCACTTATGTTCTTGGTCCGGGTTTCGGCGATCTGAAGAAGGCCAGAGAGTTCGTATCGCTTCTCAAGGATCGCGCCCTGGTGCTGGATGCCGATGGTATCACCGCCTTCAAAGATGACAGGGACAAACTCTTCTCGCTCTTCGCCAGCGACGCGCCGCGCATTTTGACGCCGCATGAGGGAGAGTTTGCACGACTTTTCCCGGACGTTCATGCGGATAACACACTGAGCAAGATCGAAAAGGCGCAGGCCGCTGCCAAATGCAGCAATGCCGTCATCGTCTACAAGGGAGCCGATACAGTCATTGCGGCGCCTGATGGCCGTGCTAGCGTCAACACCAACGCACCGTCGTCGCTGGCAACGGCGGGCTCTGGCGATGTGCTGGCAGGTATCTGCGGTGCGCTTCTCGCACAGCAGGTGCCGGCATTCGAGGCTGCCGCCGCCGCGGTGTGGTTGCACGGGCAGATTGCGCAGGGCCGCGGGCCGGGGTTGATCGCCGAGGATTTGGCATCGGCTGTCCGCCCATTCGCCGCGTTTCAAACGAAGGCTAAAGCGCGCTAG
- a CDS encoding P-II family nitrogen regulator, translated as MKKIEAIIKPFKLDEVKEALQEVGLQGITVTEAKGFGRQKGHTELYRGAEYVVDFLPKVKVEVVLADENADAVIEAIRNAAQTGRIGDGKIFVSNVEEVIRIRTGETGVDAI; from the coding sequence ATGAAAAAGATCGAAGCGATCATTAAGCCTTTTAAGCTCGACGAAGTGAAGGAAGCCCTTCAGGAAGTCGGTCTTCAGGGAATAACGGTTACGGAAGCCAAGGGCTTTGGTCGTCAAAAAGGCCATACTGAACTTTATCGCGGCGCAGAATATGTCGTCGACTTTCTGCCGAAGGTGAAGGTCGAAGTGGTGCTTGCAGATGAAAATGCGGATGCTGTGATCGAAGCGATTCGCAATGCCGCTCAGACAGGGCGCATCGGCGACGGAAAGATTTTCGTCTCGAATGTGGAAGAAGTTATCCGTATTCGTACGGGTGAAACGGGTGTGGACGCCATTTAA
- the glnA gene encoding type I glutamate--ammonia ligase gives MTTANDILKQIKDNDVKFVDLRFTDPKGKLQHVTMDVACVDEDMFADGVMFDGSSIGGWKAINESDMVLMPDPGTVHMDPFFAQSTMVIICDILDPISGESYNRDPRGTAKKAEAYLKASGIGDTVFVGPEPEFFVFDDVKYKADPYNTGFKLDSSELPSNDDTDYETGNLGHRPRVKGGYFPVPPVDSLQDMRSEMLTVLGEMGVVVEKHHHEVASAQHELGVKFDTLVSSADKMQIYKYVVHQVANAYGKTATFMPKPIYGDNGSGMHVHQSIWKGGKPTFAGDEYAGLSETCLYYIGGIIKHAKAINAFTNPTTNSYKRLVPGYEAPVLLAYSARNRSASCRIPFGSNPKAKRVEVRFPDPTQNPYLGFAAMLMAGLDGIKNKIHPGKPMDKDLYDLPPKELKKIPTVCGSLREALESLDKDRKFLTAGGVFDDDQIDAFIELKMQEVMRFEMTPHPVEFDMYYSA, from the coding sequence ATGACCACCGCCAATGATATCTTGAAGCAGATCAAGGACAACGATGTAAAATTCGTCGACCTGCGCTTTACAGACCCGAAGGGCAAGCTGCAGCACGTCACCATGGACGTGGCCTGTGTGGACGAGGACATGTTCGCTGACGGCGTCATGTTCGACGGCTCCTCCATCGGTGGATGGAAAGCCATCAACGAATCCGACATGGTGCTGATGCCGGACCCTGGCACCGTTCACATGGACCCGTTCTTCGCGCAGTCCACGATGGTGATCATCTGCGATATTCTGGATCCGATCTCCGGCGAATCCTACAACCGTGACCCGCGCGGCACCGCCAAGAAGGCGGAAGCCTACCTCAAGGCGTCGGGCATCGGCGATACGGTTTTCGTTGGCCCGGAGCCAGAATTCTTTGTCTTCGACGACGTGAAGTACAAGGCCGATCCCTACAACACCGGTTTCAAGCTCGATTCCTCCGAGTTGCCGTCCAACGACGACACCGACTACGAGACCGGCAACCTCGGCCACCGGCCGCGCGTAAAGGGTGGCTATTTCCCCGTACCGCCGGTCGACAGCCTCCAGGACATGCGTTCCGAAATGCTGACGGTTCTTGGTGAAATGGGTGTGGTTGTTGAAAAGCATCACCACGAAGTGGCATCCGCGCAGCACGAACTCGGCGTCAAGTTTGACACCCTGGTCTCCAGCGCCGACAAGATGCAGATCTACAAGTATGTGGTTCACCAGGTTGCGAACGCTTACGGCAAGACGGCAACCTTCATGCCGAAGCCGATCTATGGCGACAACGGCTCGGGCATGCACGTTCACCAGTCCATCTGGAAGGGCGGCAAGCCAACCTTCGCAGGCGATGAATATGCTGGCCTCTCCGAGACCTGCCTCTATTACATCGGCGGCATCATCAAGCATGCCAAGGCGATCAACGCCTTCACCAACCCGACGACCAACTCCTACAAGCGTCTGGTCCCAGGCTACGAAGCACCTGTTCTGCTGGCATACTCTGCGCGCAACCGCTCGGCATCCTGCCGCATTCCGTTCGGCTCCAACCCGAAGGCAAAGCGCGTCGAAGTCCGCTTCCCGGACCCGACGCAGAACCCCTATCTCGGCTTCGCTGCCATGCTGATGGCGGGCCTTGACGGCATCAAGAACAAGATCCATCCCGGCAAGCCGATGGACAAGGATCTCTACGACCTGCCGCCAAAGGAACTGAAGAAGATCCCAACGGTCTGCGGAAGTCTGCGCGAAGCGCTCGAAAGCCTCGACAAGGACCGCAAGTTCCTGACCGCTGGCGGCGTGTTCGACGACGACCAGATCGATGCCTTCATCGAACTGAAGATGCAGGAAGTCATGCGTTTCGAAATGACTCCGCATCCAGTCGAGTTCGACATGTACTATTCGGCTTAA
- a CDS encoding DMT family transporter, which translates to MSSAPSPRLRDWLIFLAVPFFFSSNVIFGRGISGDVSPFIAAFLRWSLSTIFVMPFILGDWRACVTFVRKKTKLWFVLGALGMAVCGGVVYWGLTKTSAANGTLIYTTSSLFIIIFQRIFQGRPIRRLELIGMLIAFAGVAEIVLKGDISQLWALNFNIGDLAILSGAIAFAIYSVLLRDPAARNLASLSLFGTIAFSGALVLAPLAGLELLSGGLLPSTPMAWAKIGGIILFASIAAFYCFTHTVRVFGPVTAGITLYMMPPVSIVMAVLFLGETFEPYHAVGIVLVTGGVVLATAPLGKIR; encoded by the coding sequence ATGAGTTCCGCCCCGTCCCCTCGCCTTCGTGACTGGCTGATCTTTCTGGCCGTTCCCTTCTTCTTCTCCAGCAATGTGATATTCGGGCGCGGCATCAGCGGCGACGTCTCGCCCTTTATCGCCGCCTTTCTGCGCTGGTCCCTCTCCACCATCTTCGTGATGCCCTTCATTCTGGGCGACTGGCGCGCCTGCGTGACCTTCGTCCGAAAGAAGACAAAGCTCTGGTTTGTGCTGGGCGCGCTCGGCATGGCGGTCTGTGGTGGCGTCGTCTATTGGGGCCTGACGAAAACCTCAGCTGCAAACGGCACGCTGATTTACACGACATCGTCACTCTTTATCATCATCTTTCAGCGTATCTTCCAGGGTCGGCCAATCAGGCGGCTGGAGCTTATAGGCATGCTCATTGCCTTTGCCGGCGTCGCAGAGATCGTGCTGAAGGGAGATATCTCACAGCTCTGGGCGTTGAATTTCAACATTGGCGATCTCGCGATCTTGAGCGGGGCCATCGCCTTTGCGATATACTCTGTGCTCCTTCGCGATCCCGCGGCGCGCAATCTTGCATCTCTGAGCCTCTTCGGCACGATCGCCTTTTCCGGCGCTCTTGTTCTGGCGCCACTTGCCGGCTTGGAACTTCTTAGCGGCGGCCTTTTACCCTCTACGCCAATGGCCTGGGCAAAGATCGGTGGCATCATTCTCTTTGCGTCGATTGCGGCTTTCTACTGCTTCACGCATACGGTTCGCGTCTTCGGACCGGTGACAGCTGGCATCACTCTCTACATGATGCCACCGGTATCCATTGTCATGGCCGTGCTGTTTCTTGGCGAGACATTCGAACCATATCATGCGGTAGGCATTGTACTTGTGACAGGAGGCGTGGTCCTCGCAACGGCACCTTTGGGAAAAATCCGCTGA
- the hspQ gene encoding heat shock protein HspQ, producing the protein MKQRNAKFTIGEVVRHKVFPFRGVIFDVDPEYANTEEWWNAIPAEIRPDRDQPFYHLLAENDETEYVAYVSEQNLVHDESEQPLRNPNITRIFDTTPDGELRPKSAMTH; encoded by the coding sequence ATGAAACAACGAAACGCAAAATTTACCATCGGCGAAGTCGTTCGCCACAAGGTGTTTCCGTTCCGCGGTGTGATATTCGACGTTGATCCCGAATACGCGAATACCGAGGAATGGTGGAACGCAATCCCGGCTGAGATACGCCCCGACCGCGACCAGCCGTTCTACCATCTGCTGGCGGAAAACGATGAGACTGAGTATGTCGCTTACGTCTCGGAGCAGAATCTTGTGCATGACGAGAGCGAACAGCCTTTGCGCAACCCGAATATCACTCGGATATTCGATACGACGCCCGATGGTGAGCTGAGGCCAAAATCGGCCATGACACACTAA
- a CDS encoding invasion associated locus B family protein translates to MMQTANTFTRAALSALVLSLGAVSAPAVSQAQQAAAPAGAPPLGWFKTCSKQEDNDVCVVQNIVLAQNGQMITAVGLISVEGKVNRKILQVSVPTARLLPPGVVMQIDGGKGQKLDYAVCLPDKCTAEVQLTDAMIASLKKGNEVVFTSINFRRAPNPIKIALNGFTGAYDGQPISQSQLAESQRSLQEGMQKKAEEARKKLEAAQEAAKAKPAN, encoded by the coding sequence ATGATGCAAACTGCAAACACATTCACCCGGGCGGCCCTGTCTGCTCTCGTTCTTTCTCTGGGCGCCGTGTCTGCACCGGCTGTTTCTCAGGCTCAGCAGGCTGCCGCCCCGGCAGGCGCTCCGCCGCTCGGCTGGTTCAAGACCTGCAGCAAGCAGGAAGACAATGATGTTTGCGTTGTGCAGAATATCGTTCTTGCCCAGAACGGCCAGATGATTACCGCCGTTGGCCTCATCAGCGTTGAAGGCAAGGTCAACCGCAAAATCCTTCAGGTCTCCGTTCCGACTGCACGTCTTCTGCCTCCGGGCGTCGTCATGCAGATCGATGGCGGCAAGGGCCAGAAGCTCGATTACGCCGTTTGCCTTCCCGATAAGTGCACGGCTGAAGTCCAGCTGACGGATGCAATGATTGCAAGCCTGAAGAAGGGCAATGAAGTCGTCTTCACCTCGATCAACTTCCGTCGTGCGCCAAATCCGATCAAGATTGCACTGAACGGCTTCACCGGTGCTTATGACGGCCAGCCGATCAGCCAGTCTCAGCTTGCCGAAAGCCAGCGTTCGCTGCAGGAAGGTATGCAGAAGAAGGCTGAAGAAGCTCGCAAGAAGCTGGAAGCAGCACAGGAAGCTGCTAAGGCCAAGCCTGCGAACTAA